Proteins found in one Oribacterium sp. oral taxon 102 genomic segment:
- a CDS encoding IS3 family transposase: MEEVHQFPVKHRVSVSGILKYLGVSRSGYASWKKRVPSDTEKRREAMKQKIQRIYDKSHQNYGAPKITVQLHKDGESISERTVGTYMHQMGIKAQWIKPYTRTTIDSDFSTKLKNILQQQFNPAEPNAVWVSDITYIVTVIGFVYLTSIMDLFSRKIIAWVLSTTLEAQHVVDCVNLAKQKRHVDKPLVFHNDRGSQYVSDAFKDATASFINSYSPKGYPWDNACIESFHALIKREWINRFVILDYQHAYRLVFEYIETFYNTVRLHSHCDYCSPGQYEEQYLEKLEESLKLVS, from the coding sequence GTGGAGGAAGTTCATCAATTTCCGGTGAAACACCGGGTCTCTGTCAGCGGGATACTGAAATATCTGGGTGTTTCACGATCCGGTTATGCTTCCTGGAAGAAGCGTGTCCCTTCCGACACAGAGAAGCGTCGAGAAGCGATGAAACAAAAAATCCAGAGAATATATGATAAATCCCATCAAAACTACGGGGCACCCAAAATCACGGTGCAGCTTCATAAAGATGGTGAATCCATTTCCGAGCGGACTGTGGGCACCTACATGCATCAGATGGGTATCAAGGCTCAATGGATAAAACCATATACCCGGACAACCATAGATTCTGACTTCAGTACAAAATTAAAAAATATACTGCAGCAGCAATTTAATCCGGCAGAGCCAAATGCTGTATGGGTTTCCGATATCACTTATATTGTTACTGTGATTGGTTTTGTGTACCTGACTAGTATTATGGATCTGTTTTCACGGAAAATCATCGCCTGGGTCCTCAGCACGACCCTGGAAGCGCAGCATGTTGTCGACTGTGTCAATCTGGCAAAGCAAAAGCGTCATGTTGACAAACCGCTTGTATTTCACAATGATCGCGGATCACAGTATGTTTCGGATGCTTTCAAAGATGCAACTGCAAGCTTTATTAATAGTTATTCCCCAAAGGGATATCCTTGGGATAACGCATGCATCGAATCGTTCCATGCACTCATTAAGAGAGAATGGATCAATCGATTTGTGATACTTGATTATCAACATGCTTATCGTCTTGTATTTGAGTATATTGAAACTTTCTATAATACAGTGAGGCTCCATAGTCATTGTGATTACTGCTCACCGGGTCAGTATGAGGAGCAATACCTGGAGAAACTGGAGGAGTCTCTCAAGCTCGTAAGCTGA
- a CDS encoding transposase → MAKGTVYTQQFKEDAVRYKKEHPELSYQAAASNLNVSISALKSWIKKAKENDGEVPTRGAGNYSSDEAKEIARLQRELRDTKDALEVLKKAIGILGN, encoded by the coding sequence ATGGCAAAAGGAACGGTATATACCCAACAATTCAAGGAGGATGCAGTTCGCTACAAAAAGGAGCATCCGGAACTATCTTACCAGGCAGCAGCCAGTAATCTCAATGTCAGTATTTCTGCGTTAAAGTCCTGGATCAAGAAGGCAAAGGAGAATGATGGTGAGGTCCCAACCCGCGGAGCCGGCAATTATTCCAGCGACGAGGCAAAGGAAATCGCCAGGCTTCAGCGAGAATTACGAGATACAAAGGACGCACTTGAAGTATTAAAAAAAGCCATCGGTATCCTGGGAAACTGA